From Ignatzschineria sp. RMDPL8A, a single genomic window includes:
- a CDS encoding cell division protein ZipA C-terminal FtsZ-binding domain-containing protein, which produces MTTAILVLALLLVAGTIGLWIFLERKFKEEEFVERVEPDLQDMFEEITVQKTEVDLKVDRSDNPPTAEIDVEYEERSYTGPVPDPFAEENEADDTTAGNAIDTTPTPLRRLTEEEPSNMFSKIKSLFKRNKDEEYTTHPDEHLEALVRPAAVRTVAFLLKAPEDQPYTIREILEVGAEQQLLVGEEGYLDYLTTTLYGDEPMYSVAHLLEPGSFREGGEIIRDLELEVPGILLFSQIPGPDPEISTIDSLIRAAAHFGNALGGTLYDETQRPVDREGLAAIREEIAELDKREWDRALNHY; this is translated from the coding sequence ACTGCTTTTAGTGGCAGGAACCATTGGATTGTGGATTTTCCTTGAGCGCAAGTTTAAAGAAGAAGAGTTTGTGGAGCGGGTTGAACCGGATCTGCAAGATATGTTTGAAGAGATCACCGTTCAAAAAACGGAGGTGGATCTTAAAGTAGATCGATCAGACAATCCTCCGACTGCTGAGATAGACGTTGAGTATGAAGAGCGCTCGTATACAGGCCCCGTGCCCGATCCGTTTGCCGAAGAGAATGAGGCCGATGATACCACTGCAGGAAATGCCATTGATACTACGCCAACCCCATTAAGACGCCTTACCGAAGAGGAGCCTTCGAATATGTTTTCTAAAATTAAGAGCCTCTTTAAGCGAAACAAAGATGAAGAGTATACTACTCACCCCGATGAGCATTTAGAAGCGCTCGTTCGCCCAGCGGCCGTTCGTACGGTGGCTTTTTTACTCAAAGCGCCGGAAGATCAGCCCTACACCATCCGCGAGATTTTAGAAGTCGGTGCCGAGCAGCAGCTTCTTGTGGGCGAAGAGGGTTATCTCGATTATTTAACCACAACGCTCTATGGCGATGAGCCGATGTATAGCGTTGCCCACCTATTAGAGCCAGGCAGTTTCCGTGAAGGGGGCGAGATTATTCGTGACCTTGAGCTTGAAGTGCCGGGCATTTTGCTCTTTTCACAAATTCCAGGGCCCGATCCTGAAATTTCAACGATCGATAGTCTGATTCGTGCGGCGGCTCATTTTGGTAACGCGCTGGGCGGGACACTTTATGATGAGACGCAACGTCCTGTCGATCGTGAAGGGTTAGCGGCCATTCGTGAAGAGATCGCAGAACTTGATAAACGCGAATGGGATCGCGCACTCAACCACTATTAA
- the ligA gene encoding NAD-dependent DNA ligase LigA, with protein MTDMQLSQDQAARKIAELTEYLNKLNYHYHVLDESLIPDHEFDALFHELQTLEAAYPDLILENSPSRKVGGRVLEGFNEITHEKPMLSLSNAFNNEDVRKFDERIAERLGTSNIIYYAEPKLDGLAVSIMYEAGRLQFAATRGDGITGEDITENIKTIKSLPHQLQGDYPARLEVRGEVFMRKAVLEKLNQSQLKQGLKPFANPRNAAAGSLRQLDSRIAAKRNLSFYCYSVGVNEGNQREIQAHSEWLEAVKSWGVPVCTLNKKVTNVKGLLDYYRDMGEKRDGLAFEIDGVVYKVDALSQQETLGYIARSPRFAIAHKYPAMEERTILRDVEFQVGRTGAITPVAKLEPVEVGGVTVSNATLHNADEIERLGVMIGDEVIVHRAGDVIPKVVRAVVENRDPDAVRAIKFPTECPICHSPIVRIEGEAIARCSGGFICEAQKLEGLKHFVSRKAMDIDGLGERWLEIFLQEKVIERIEDLFVMSKERLLELPRMGEKSASNILASIEKSKTPKFANFIYALGIREVGEATSRTLSDHYKTLDELMLASLEELQTLDDIGPIVAKHIVTFFALSDHREMIERLLSYGVTIQYEEKKEAGEVSEAPLEGETWVITGTLAEFGRSDAKELLLELGAKVTGSVSSNTSFLLAGEKAGSKLTQAEKLGVPVKSEAEFIELLKTHGKR; from the coding sequence ATGACGGATATGCAATTATCACAGGATCAAGCAGCGCGCAAAATTGCGGAGCTGACCGAGTACTTAAACAAGCTCAACTATCATTATCATGTGCTCGATGAGAGTTTAATTCCCGACCATGAGTTTGATGCGCTTTTCCATGAGCTCCAAACCCTTGAAGCGGCGTATCCCGATCTTATTTTAGAGAATTCTCCTTCGCGTAAAGTCGGCGGGCGCGTGCTTGAGGGTTTTAATGAGATCACTCATGAAAAGCCGATGCTCTCGTTAAGTAACGCCTTTAATAATGAGGATGTGCGTAAATTTGATGAGCGCATTGCGGAGCGTCTTGGAACATCAAATATCATCTATTACGCCGAACCAAAGCTCGACGGATTAGCGGTGAGCATTATGTATGAAGCGGGTCGCCTTCAATTTGCCGCAACTCGCGGGGATGGAATTACCGGCGAAGACATTACCGAAAACATTAAAACCATTAAGAGCCTGCCTCATCAATTGCAAGGAGATTATCCGGCGCGTTTAGAGGTGCGGGGCGAGGTCTTTATGCGTAAAGCGGTGCTCGAAAAACTCAATCAAAGCCAATTAAAGCAGGGGTTAAAACCCTTTGCCAATCCACGAAATGCCGCTGCTGGGAGTTTAAGACAGCTCGACTCGCGCATCGCAGCAAAACGTAATTTAAGTTTTTATTGCTATAGCGTTGGGGTTAATGAGGGTAATCAGCGGGAGATTCAGGCCCATTCAGAGTGGCTCGAAGCGGTGAAATCTTGGGGCGTTCCGGTCTGTACCTTAAATAAAAAGGTCACTAATGTGAAAGGGCTTCTCGATTATTATCGTGATATGGGTGAAAAACGTGATGGTCTAGCCTTTGAGATCGATGGCGTTGTCTATAAAGTCGATGCACTATCGCAACAAGAGACGCTTGGCTATATTGCCCGCTCACCACGCTTTGCCATTGCCCATAAATATCCGGCGATGGAAGAGCGCACCATTCTGCGCGATGTGGAATTCCAAGTCGGGCGCACGGGTGCGATTACACCAGTAGCAAAATTAGAACCGGTGGAAGTAGGCGGGGTAACGGTTTCAAATGCAACGCTTCATAACGCCGATGAAATTGAGCGTTTAGGGGTGATGATTGGAGATGAGGTCATTGTTCACCGTGCCGGTGATGTGATTCCGAAAGTGGTGCGTGCGGTCGTGGAAAATCGTGATCCGGACGCTGTTCGAGCGATCAAATTTCCCACAGAGTGCCCGATCTGCCACTCGCCGATTGTGCGTATTGAAGGGGAAGCGATTGCCCGTTGTAGCGGCGGTTTTATCTGTGAAGCGCAAAAGTTAGAGGGTTTAAAACATTTTGTCTCCCGAAAAGCGATGGACATTGATGGACTTGGCGAACGCTGGCTTGAGATTTTCCTCCAAGAAAAAGTGATCGAACGTATTGAAGATCTCTTTGTGATGAGTAAAGAGCGCTTGCTCGAGCTCCCTCGCATGGGTGAAAAATCGGCGAGCAATATTTTAGCGAGCATTGAAAAAAGTAAAACGCCTAAGTTTGCCAATTTTATCTATGCGCTCGGGATTCGCGAGGTTGGGGAAGCAACCTCAAGAACGCTATCCGATCATTACAAAACCCTCGATGAGCTAATGTTGGCAAGCCTTGAGGAGCTCCAAACCTTGGATGATATCGGCCCCATTGTGGCCAAACATATCGTCACCTTTTTTGCCCTTAGTGATCATCGTGAGATGATTGAGCGCCTCTTAAGTTACGGCGTTACGATTCAATATGAAGAGAAAAAAGAGGCCGGTGAAGTAAGCGAAGCGCCCCTTGAAGGTGAAACTTGGGTCATTACCGGAACGCTTGCAGAATTTGGGCGAAGCGATGCGAAAGAATTACTTCTTGAGCTGGGCGCAAAAGTGACGGGCAGTGTGTCGAGTAATACGAGTTTTCTGCTCGCCGGTGAAAAGGCCGGCAGTAAACTCACGCAAGCGGAGAAACTGGGCGTACCGGTGAAATCGGAAGCGGAATTTATTGAGTTATTAAAAACTCATGGGAAGCGATAG